In the Acropora muricata isolate sample 2 chromosome 10, ASM3666990v1, whole genome shotgun sequence genome, one interval contains:
- the LOC136888295 gene encoding adenosine receptor A2a-like, with translation MENSTASALSSGAVTALSVVSAVASLIGSVGNLLVLLAVFKNDNIRTIPDFFITSLAFSDFTVCAVFLPLSIYQFYQQNTGQQKDSFYLAKSFLGHVSMVASATNMFAVTIDRVIAIGFPFKYVAMVTKQKAAITIAAVWMISIALGALHTGDLTSNYAIGIYSAVLLINTIAMYIYIFVKAKRQENRIQEMTTRMPEGVSAEKKVAKTIFTVVGIYAVCWLPMLLLPAFVNPSSEQFGHAHPWVITLLASNSALNPFIYCLKSRKYHLAFSKILRRTSIS, from the coding sequence ATGGAAAACTCCACTGCTAGTGCTTTATCAAGCGGAGCAGTAACAGCACTGTCTGTGGTTTCTGCCGTAGCTAGTCTCATTGGGAGCGTGGGAAACCTCCTAGTCCTCCTAGCGGTCTTCAAAAATGACAATATTCGAACGATACCTGACTTTTTCATCACCAGTTTGGCATTTTCGGATTTCACAGTTTGCGCTGTCTTCTTGCCATTGTCAATTTACCAATTTTATCAACAGAACACTGGACAACAAAAGGATTCATTTTATTTGGCTAAAAGCTTTCTCGGTCACGTTTCCATGGTTGCATCTGCAACCAACATGTTCGCAGTCACCATTGACCGTGTTATTGCGATAGGATTTCCATTCAAATACGTTGCGATGGTAACGAAACAAAAAGCCGCCATAACCATAGCAGCCGTCTGGATGATTTCAATAGCACTTGGAGCTCTACATACAGGGGATCTCACCTCCAATTATGCGATTGGGATTTACTCAGCTGTTTTGCTTATTAACACGATAGCAATGTATATCTACATCTTTGTCAAAGCCAAACGCCAAGAGAACAGGATCCAGGAAATGACAACAAGGATGCCAGAAGGTGTATCAGCGGAGAAGAAGGTAGCCAAAACTATTTTCACAGTTGTGGGAATCTACGCTGTTTGTTGGTTACCAATGCTTCTCCTTCCAGCATTCGTGAACCCTTCTTCAGAACAGTTTGGCCACGCACATCCTTGGGTAATAACACTTTTGGCTAGCAACTCTGCGCTTAACCCTTTTATCTACTGCTTGAAAAGTCGAAAGTACCACTTAGCATTTTCCAAAATTCTTCGCCGTACATCCATAAGTTAG